In one Saccharibacillus brassicae genomic region, the following are encoded:
- a CDS encoding sensor histidine kinase: MTIKRRLFISNILMIAIPIVLAIMLSSLLALLLWREFDFRFESSEDYYGVRDSVMQASLDLLGSPDPEAEKLSFMISRVDRMLTNNDMALRIYETSGQAADLTSDLTSDQVSDPSSDSASNPASARTSDPSSGPAAAQAPAGTPAQLGTGLLAYSLGGEPFADPRLAQALGALGGTGLVGEDGRELYVSETSAGGESYRIELYSTRDDSVEAEVGHPGGGLWVPISILLGMVAVVALTSRFLTRFVFQKIRQPLEILADGVNEIRDGNLNYRIDYTRKDEFRPVCEAFNEMAGRLKESVWAVQKQEMNRKELLAGISHDLRSPLTSIKAYAEGLLDGVAATEEARHRYAAMIRTKAGDIDHMVSRLFLFSKMDLGDYPNYPEDLDPHEELESFFRAVDDEYAHQGLRVKLGAMEQGLMLHVDPVQFRRVLSNVVENSLKYKERPEVTVSVEMYRAGTTLTIAVSDDGPGVTDEALPKLFDVFYRSDASRSSPNRGSGLGLAISEKAITFMHGTIKAEHADGGGLRIVIELPLRPIKEA, from the coding sequence ATGACGATCAAACGCAGGCTTTTCATCTCCAATATCCTCATGATTGCGATTCCGATCGTGCTGGCGATCATGCTGTCGTCGCTGCTTGCGCTGCTGCTGTGGAGAGAGTTCGATTTCCGGTTCGAAAGCAGCGAAGATTATTACGGGGTACGGGATTCCGTCATGCAGGCGTCGCTTGATCTGCTGGGCAGTCCGGACCCCGAGGCGGAAAAATTGAGTTTTATGATCAGCCGGGTCGACCGCATGCTGACCAACAACGATATGGCGCTGCGGATCTATGAGACGTCCGGCCAGGCTGCCGATCTGACTTCCGATCTGACTTCCGATCAAGTCTCCGATCCGTCGTCCGATTCAGCCTCCAATCCCGCATCCGCCCGAACCTCCGATCCGTCGTCCGGTCCGGCTGCCGCACAAGCGCCGGCCGGCACGCCGGCGCAGCTCGGCACCGGCCTGCTGGCGTATTCGCTGGGCGGCGAGCCGTTTGCCGATCCGCGCCTGGCCCAAGCGCTTGGCGCGCTCGGCGGCACCGGCCTCGTCGGCGAAGACGGCCGCGAGCTGTACGTGTCCGAGACGAGCGCCGGCGGCGAGAGCTACCGGATCGAGCTGTACAGCACGCGCGACGATTCGGTGGAAGCCGAAGTCGGCCATCCCGGCGGAGGCTTATGGGTGCCGATCTCGATCCTGCTCGGCATGGTCGCGGTCGTCGCGCTGACCAGCCGGTTCCTGACCCGGTTCGTGTTCCAGAAAATCCGGCAGCCGCTGGAGATTCTGGCGGACGGCGTGAACGAGATCCGCGACGGCAACCTGAATTACCGGATCGACTATACGCGCAAAGACGAATTCCGGCCGGTATGCGAAGCGTTCAACGAGATGGCGGGCCGGCTCAAAGAGTCCGTCTGGGCCGTGCAGAAACAGGAGATGAACCGCAAAGAACTGCTGGCCGGCATCTCGCACGACCTGCGTTCGCCGCTGACTTCGATCAAAGCGTACGCCGAAGGGCTGCTCGACGGAGTCGCGGCGACGGAAGAAGCGCGGCATCGCTACGCGGCCATGATCCGGACCAAAGCCGGCGATATCGACCATATGGTATCGCGGCTGTTCCTTTTTTCCAAAATGGACCTGGGCGATTATCCGAATTATCCCGAAGACCTTGATCCGCACGAAGAATTGGAGAGCTTTTTCCGCGCGGTGGACGACGAATATGCGCATCAGGGTCTTCGCGTGAAGCTCGGCGCCATGGAGCAGGGGCTGATGCTGCACGTCGATCCCGTTCAGTTCCGCCGCGTGCTGTCGAACGTCGTGGAGAACAGCCTGAAGTACAAAGAACGTCCCGAAGTGACCGTGTCCGTCGAGATGTACCGGGCCGGCACGACGCTTACGATCGCGGTATCGGACGACGGGCCGGGCGTGACGGACGAGGCGCTGCCGAAGCTGTTCGACGTCTTTTACCGCAGCGACGCTTCCCGCAGCAGTCCGAACCGGGGCAGCGGACTCGGTCTGGCCATCTCGGAAAAAGCGATCACGTTCATGCACGGCACGATCAAAGCGGAACATGCGGACGGCGGCGGGCTGCGAATCGTGATCGAACTGCCGCTCCGTCCAATCAAGGAGGCATAG
- a CDS encoding MFS transporter — MKPAFSSYQDDPQVQQRRWRILIILNLFTFMATLDGSIVNVALPSISSSLGLELGHAQWVSSIYLMAICSFILLFGRLGDIFGKIRIFRIGTIVFVVGSLLCGLSGSLATLIAARVVQAIGASMTMANSQGIVTDIFPSTERGKALGLVGTFVSLGSIAGPGVGGLMVGSLGWESIFWINVPLGLLAILLGAKLLPRDLRTAKRSIDGGGSLLFAGFIVSLVAAILLGQEIGYGDWRILALFAFAAVSFALFLRRESCIDEPMLNLGLFRNPLFSLSILCGFLVFVSMFCYNIIAPFYLQSILGLSPSSAGWTMMLYPLVMVVVAPLSGAMSDRFGSEWLTFIGLLLMVGAQAGLASLHAGSPLVVVGGCIALLGLGGGLFQSPNNSLVMSTVPRPQLGIAGSVNSLIRNLGMVTGIAVATTTLFGVMSGKAGYRVTGLIPDRPDIFLSGMHVVFTVSACICVVGVLLTGWRLFGRKSRRGEGGQPEPQARPKPKEA, encoded by the coding sequence ATGAAGCCGGCTTTTTCTTCGTATCAGGACGACCCGCAGGTGCAGCAGCGCCGTTGGCGTATCCTGATCATACTTAATCTGTTCACCTTCATGGCGACGCTCGACGGCAGCATCGTCAACGTGGCGCTGCCTTCGATCTCCAGCAGCCTCGGCCTGGAGCTGGGTCATGCGCAGTGGGTATCGAGCATCTATCTGATGGCGATCTGCTCGTTCATTCTGCTGTTCGGGCGCCTGGGCGACATATTCGGCAAAATCCGCATATTCCGTATCGGCACGATCGTGTTCGTGGTCGGGTCCTTATTATGCGGCCTGAGCGGCTCGCTCGCCACGCTGATCGCCGCACGCGTCGTTCAGGCGATCGGCGCGTCGATGACGATGGCGAACAGCCAGGGCATCGTCACCGACATTTTCCCTTCGACCGAACGCGGCAAAGCGCTCGGCCTCGTCGGCACGTTCGTCTCGCTCGGCAGTATTGCCGGGCCCGGCGTCGGCGGCCTGATGGTCGGCTCGTTGGGATGGGAATCGATCTTCTGGATCAACGTGCCGCTCGGCCTGCTCGCGATCCTGCTCGGCGCCAAGCTGCTGCCCCGGGATCTGCGGACCGCGAAACGGTCGATCGACGGCGGAGGCAGCCTGCTGTTCGCCGGCTTTATCGTCTCGCTCGTCGCGGCGATCCTGCTCGGACAGGAGATCGGCTACGGCGACTGGCGCATCCTGGCGCTGTTCGCGTTCGCGGCGGTCTCGTTCGCGCTGTTCCTGCGCCGGGAGTCGTGCATCGACGAGCCGATGCTGAATCTGGGATTGTTCCGCAATCCGCTGTTCTCGCTCAGCATTCTGTGCGGCTTCCTCGTGTTCGTCAGCATGTTCTGCTATAACATCATCGCGCCGTTCTACCTGCAATCGATCCTCGGCCTGTCGCCGAGCAGCGCGGGCTGGACGATGATGCTCTATCCGCTCGTCATGGTCGTCGTCGCTCCGCTGAGCGGCGCGATGTCCGACCGCTTCGGCTCGGAATGGCTGACGTTTATCGGCCTGCTGCTCATGGTGGGCGCGCAGGCCGGACTCGCGTCGCTGCACGCCGGCAGCCCGCTGGTCGTCGTCGGCGGCTGCATCGCGCTGCTCGGCCTCGGCGGCGGACTGTTCCAGTCGCCGAACAATTCGCTCGTCATGTCCACCGTGCCGCGCCCGCAGCTCGGCATCGCCGGCAGCGTCAATTCGCTGATCCGCAACCTCGGCATGGTGACCGGCATCGCCGTCGCCACGACGACGCTGTTCGGCGTCATGAGCGGGAAGGCGGGCTACCGCGTCACCGGCCTGATCCCGGACCGGCCGGATATTTTCCTGAGCGGCATGCACGTCGTGTTCACCGTCTCGGCCTGCATCTGCGTCGTCGGCGTCCTGCTGACCGGCTGGCGGCTGTTCGGACGCAAAAGCCGGCGCGGAGAAGGCGGGCAGCCGGAGCCGCAGGCTCGGCCTAAGCCGAAAGAAGCTTGA
- the fabV gene encoding enoyl-ACP reductase FabV, whose product MIIKPRTRGFICTTAHPDGCAAQVQQQIDYIASKPRLEGPKNVLVIGASTGYGLSARIAAAFGAGAATVGVYRPSKSTATRTASAGWYNSAAFERKAAEAGLRSFSVTGDAFSDETKAAAVKVIREELGQVDLVVYSVASARRVNPKTGEAVNSVLKPIGASYTNKTVNFHTGEVSEVTIDPATEEEVAATVEVMGGEDWQLWIDALSEGGVLAEDATTIAYSYIGPDLTQPIYREGSIGRAKDHLEDTALRIGERLSPGGGRAFVSVSKALVTQSSSAIPVVPLYVSVLYKIMKEKGLHEGCIEQTHRLFADRLYGGEVPVDEQGRIRIDDWEMRGDVQQEVADIWARISSDNIDELSDLAGYRAEFFQLFGFETDGVDYEADSDPQAGMPESSLRRVESE is encoded by the coding sequence ATGATTATCAAACCGAGAACGCGCGGATTCATCTGCACGACCGCCCACCCGGACGGCTGCGCCGCGCAGGTTCAACAGCAAATCGACTATATCGCGTCCAAGCCGCGGCTCGAAGGACCGAAGAACGTGCTCGTTATCGGCGCATCGACCGGCTACGGATTGTCGGCCCGCATCGCGGCCGCTTTCGGCGCCGGCGCGGCGACGGTCGGCGTCTACCGCCCAAGCAAAAGCACGGCGACCCGTACCGCGTCCGCGGGCTGGTACAATTCGGCCGCGTTCGAGCGCAAAGCCGCCGAAGCGGGACTGCGTTCGTTCAGCGTGACGGGCGACGCTTTCTCGGACGAGACGAAGGCCGCAGCGGTCAAAGTGATCCGCGAAGAACTCGGCCAGGTCGATCTGGTCGTCTACAGCGTCGCTTCGGCGCGCCGGGTCAACCCGAAGACGGGCGAAGCGGTCAATTCCGTGCTCAAGCCGATCGGCGCTTCGTACACGAACAAGACGGTCAATTTCCACACCGGCGAAGTGAGCGAAGTGACGATTGACCCGGCGACCGAAGAAGAAGTGGCGGCGACCGTCGAAGTGATGGGCGGCGAAGACTGGCAGCTGTGGATCGACGCGCTGAGCGAAGGCGGCGTGCTGGCCGAAGACGCGACGACGATCGCGTATTCGTATATCGGCCCGGACCTCACCCAGCCGATCTACCGCGAAGGATCGATCGGCCGGGCGAAAGACCATCTGGAAGACACCGCGCTGCGGATCGGCGAACGACTCTCGCCGGGCGGCGGCCGCGCTTTCGTCTCGGTCAGCAAAGCGCTGGTCACGCAGTCCAGCTCGGCTATTCCGGTCGTGCCGCTGTACGTGTCCGTCCTGTACAAGATCATGAAGGAAAAAGGGCTGCACGAAGGCTGCATCGAGCAGACGCATCGGCTGTTCGCGGATCGCCTGTACGGCGGCGAAGTGCCGGTCGACGAGCAGGGCCGTATCCGTATCGACGATTGGGAGATGCGCGGCGACGTGCAGCAGGAAGTGGCCGATATCTGGGCGCGCATCTCGTCGGACAATATCGACGAACTGAGCGATCTGGCCGGCTACCGCGCAGAGTTTTTCCAGCTGTTCGGCTTCGAGACGGACGGCGTCGATTACGAAGCCGATTCCGATCCGCAGGCCGGCATGCCGGAAAGCAGCCTGCGCCGGGTCGAGTCGGAGTAG
- a CDS encoding methyl-accepting chemotaxis protein translates to MDNRLKMLFGSLLTRVLAAAVLGMLLPALLNVVLMSDFVQQANVWKVGPFVVSIAGFVISFVLLFFIVKGIVRPIRAAASQLDRMADGDFTQRLDEKDLRRTDETGTLVRAVDRMQTASYGMLSIVSREAAELKNATQIAQDKFVVMENGLREVSATTELMSAGMQQTAASAEEIDASTQEFERALGSIAKRAEEGAEEAGEVSARAMEIQENLAQAMEKTTKVYTEVKQGLDSALEESHSVNMIRTLADSILQIAQQTNLLALNASIEAARAGEAGKGFAVVADEIRKLADASKRSVEQIHGVTEKVVSSVDNLQRHSGRLLDLMTTEIAADYQMMQSNADSYLQDALNIENMVADFSATSEQLNASVQNLAKAISEIAAANGEAAEGTQTIFSQASDVLEASEEVVVQARRTGESSQRLDGIVNHFRFTHETQGSQPQLLQTDFPASADGSAGAQAARALPASRPA, encoded by the coding sequence ATGGATAACCGTCTGAAAATGCTGTTCGGAAGCTTGCTTACCCGGGTATTGGCCGCTGCCGTGTTGGGCATGCTGCTTCCCGCTCTTTTGAACGTCGTGCTCATGAGCGATTTCGTGCAGCAGGCCAATGTCTGGAAAGTCGGTCCCTTCGTCGTGTCGATTGCGGGCTTTGTCATCTCGTTCGTGCTGCTGTTCTTCATTGTAAAAGGCATCGTGCGTCCGATTCGGGCGGCGGCGTCCCAGCTGGATCGGATGGCGGACGGCGATTTCACGCAGCGCCTAGATGAAAAGGACCTGCGGCGGACCGACGAGACCGGCACGCTGGTCCGCGCGGTCGATCGGATGCAGACGGCTTCGTACGGGATGCTGTCGATCGTTTCCCGGGAAGCCGCAGAACTCAAAAACGCGACGCAAATCGCGCAGGACAAATTTGTCGTGATGGAGAACGGGCTGCGCGAAGTGTCGGCCACGACCGAATTGATGTCGGCGGGCATGCAGCAGACGGCGGCTTCCGCCGAAGAGATCGACGCGTCGACCCAGGAGTTCGAACGGGCGCTCGGCTCGATCGCCAAGCGGGCCGAAGAAGGCGCGGAAGAAGCCGGCGAAGTCAGTGCGCGGGCGATGGAAATTCAGGAGAATCTGGCGCAGGCCATGGAAAAAACGACGAAAGTCTATACCGAAGTCAAGCAGGGACTCGATTCGGCGCTTGAAGAGTCGCATTCCGTCAACATGATCCGGACGCTGGCCGATTCCATTCTCCAAATCGCGCAGCAGACCAATCTGCTCGCGCTCAACGCTTCGATCGAAGCGGCCAGAGCGGGCGAAGCGGGCAAAGGCTTCGCGGTCGTCGCCGACGAGATCCGCAAGCTTGCCGACGCGTCGAAGCGTTCGGTCGAGCAGATCCACGGCGTCACGGAAAAAGTCGTCAGCTCGGTCGACAACCTGCAGCGCCATTCCGGACGCCTGCTGGACCTGATGACGACAGAGATCGCGGCCGATTACCAGATGATGCAGAGCAACGCGGATTCCTATTTGCAGGATGCGCTCAATATCGAGAACATGGTCGCCGATTTCAGCGCGACGAGCGAACAGCTCAATGCGTCGGTGCAGAACCTGGCCAAAGCGATCAGCGAGATCGCGGCGGCGAACGGCGAAGCGGCCGAAGGCACGCAGACGATCTTCTCGCAGGCGTCGGACGTGCTCGAAGCTTCCGAAGAAGTGGTCGTGCAGGCACGCCGCACGGGCGAAAGCTCACAGCGGCTGGACGGAATCGTCAATCATTTCCGCTTCACGCACGAGACGCAGGGCTCGCAGCCGCAGCTGCTGCAAACCGATTTCCCGGCTTCCGCGGACGGTTCGGCCGGCGCCCAGGCGGCGCGCGCGCTTCCGGCTTCGCGGCCGGCCTGA
- a CDS encoding methyl-accepting chemotaxis protein, protein MKVRTKLFAIILLLVAVLVGSGALALNAIDQSVRNGERLEDKLETQKFLKQMQYRMTGLANDERGYLLTGDPEYAEGMGKKTEEIRQLLSGGAEKLEGSDAAALQKIDEALERMLALNAQVVGLVADGSRAQAQALHFGEERTLRKQEVDPAVNTFVEALDTEVSQLKADNAAEARRNQSILLYVVIVSGLVGIGLGFWLLRTIMKPLTLMNRQMREIAEGDADLTSRIELRQKDEFGTLAGSFNLFVGSLREMMSRIGDASQQLAAASEQFSASAEQSKSTSLQVAAAMQQIAERSVDQAQIAKNSTDSAHLTLEKITQIASATSEVSSVSKEMSRQAAEGEQAVTRIDEQMSDIGTAVGEADDRIRKLALHAQQIDEITTLINEISAQTHLLSLNASIEAARAGEAGRGFTIVASEVKKLADRSADSTREIKERVVSIQHETRAAMDTMDDVKLRVQAGAQASREGARRFGGILNAIGEVSGRTEAMAASTGGVHDSFAEVSGSMERVSASTQDISGGTQEIAAATEEQLAAGEEMLSGASSLNRLAEDLQLLVSRFKV, encoded by the coding sequence ATGAAGGTTAGAACGAAATTATTCGCGATCATACTGCTATTGGTAGCGGTATTGGTCGGAAGCGGCGCGCTGGCGTTGAACGCTATCGACCAAAGCGTGCGCAACGGCGAACGGCTGGAAGACAAACTGGAAACGCAAAAGTTTCTGAAGCAGATGCAGTACCGCATGACCGGACTTGCCAACGACGAGCGGGGTTACCTGCTGACCGGGGATCCCGAATATGCGGAAGGCATGGGCAAAAAAACGGAAGAGATCCGGCAGCTGCTGAGCGGCGGAGCGGAGAAGCTCGAAGGCAGCGATGCCGCGGCGCTGCAAAAGATCGACGAAGCGCTGGAGCGGATGCTCGCACTGAACGCCCAAGTGGTCGGGCTTGTCGCGGACGGCAGCCGGGCCCAGGCGCAGGCGCTGCATTTCGGGGAAGAGCGGACGCTGCGCAAGCAGGAAGTCGATCCCGCCGTTAACACGTTCGTGGAAGCGCTGGACACGGAAGTGTCGCAGCTCAAAGCGGATAACGCCGCCGAGGCGCGCCGCAACCAGAGTATTTTGCTCTACGTTGTGATCGTTTCCGGCCTGGTCGGGATCGGTCTCGGCTTCTGGCTGCTGCGCACGATCATGAAGCCGCTGACGCTCATGAACCGTCAAATGCGGGAGATCGCGGAAGGCGACGCCGATCTGACGAGCCGGATCGAGCTGCGGCAAAAAGACGAGTTCGGCACGCTGGCCGGCAGCTTCAACTTGTTCGTCGGTTCGCTGCGCGAGATGATGTCCCGGATCGGCGACGCTTCTCAACAGCTTGCGGCGGCTTCCGAACAGTTCTCGGCCAGCGCCGAGCAGTCCAAATCGACTTCGCTTCAGGTCGCGGCTGCCATGCAGCAAATCGCGGAGCGTTCGGTCGACCAGGCCCAAATTGCCAAGAACAGTACCGATTCCGCCCACCTCACCTTGGAAAAGATTACGCAAATCGCTTCGGCGACGTCTGAAGTGTCTTCGGTGTCCAAAGAGATGAGCCGGCAGGCGGCCGAAGGCGAACAGGCGGTTACCCGTATCGACGAACAGATGTCGGATATCGGCACGGCGGTCGGCGAAGCCGACGACCGTATCCGCAAGCTTGCGCTGCACGCGCAGCAGATCGACGAGATCACGACGCTGATCAACGAGATTTCGGCGCAGACGCATCTGCTCTCGCTGAACGCTTCGATCGAAGCGGCGCGAGCCGGCGAAGCGGGCCGCGGCTTTACGATCGTTGCAAGCGAAGTGAAGAAGCTGGCGGATCGGTCGGCGGATTCGACGCGCGAGATCAAAGAGCGGGTCGTCAGCATCCAGCACGAGACGCGGGCGGCAATGGATACAATGGACGACGTGAAGCTGCGGGTGCAAGCAGGCGCGCAAGCGAGCCGCGAAGGCGCGCGGCGCTTCGGCGGCATTCTGAACGCGATCGGGGAAGTGTCCGGCCGGACCGAAGCGATGGCGGCTTCGACCGGAGGCGTGCATGACAGCTTCGCCGAGGTGTCCGGTTCGATGGAGCGCGTCAGCGCAAGCACCCAGGACATTTCCGGCGGGACGCAGGAGATCGCGGCGGCGACCGAAGAACAGCTCGCGGCCGGCGAAGAGATGCTGAGCGGGGCGTCGTCGCTGAACCGGTTGGCGGAAGACCTGCAGCTGCTGGTGTCGCGCTTTAAGGTGTAA
- a CDS encoding amidohydrolase: MQQQWIDRLEGEYEQIVQWRRHMHANPELSFVETNTARFIADTLKSFGYDVRTGVGGNGILADLTGALPGPTIAFRADFDALPIDEENDVPYKSQTPGVMHACGHDGHTSTLLGVAKVLADRQGELRGSLRFIFQHAEEKLPGGAISMIEAGALDGVDEVYGAHLASYMPLGKLSVSSGPSMAAVDSFVITVQGKGGHGAKPHQTVDAIVVGSQLVTSLQHIVARHINPLHPAVVTVGVFQAGSAFNVIADKAKIEGTVRSFDPDVRKQLERDIRDMVHGITLAEHATYTLDYVNGYPALVNPPEQAKQVRDLFVRRFGEQSLFGLDASMGAEDFAYYLQHRPGHFFNVGSQNDSEDTAFPHHHPRFDIDERALLIAAQAFLAIAADKLLGES, from the coding sequence ATTCAGCAGCAGTGGATCGACCGCCTTGAAGGCGAGTATGAACAAATCGTGCAGTGGCGCCGTCATATGCACGCCAACCCGGAGCTGTCGTTCGTGGAGACGAACACGGCGCGCTTTATCGCGGATACGCTCAAAAGTTTCGGCTATGACGTGCGTACCGGCGTCGGCGGCAACGGCATTCTGGCAGATTTGACAGGCGCCCTGCCGGGCCCGACGATCGCGTTCCGCGCCGACTTCGACGCCCTGCCGATCGACGAAGAGAACGACGTGCCGTACAAGTCGCAGACGCCGGGCGTCATGCACGCCTGCGGCCACGACGGCCATACTTCGACGCTGCTCGGGGTCGCCAAAGTGCTGGCGGACCGGCAGGGCGAACTCCGCGGCAGCCTGCGCTTTATTTTCCAGCATGCCGAAGAGAAACTGCCGGGCGGCGCGATCTCGATGATCGAAGCCGGAGCGCTCGACGGCGTCGACGAAGTGTACGGCGCGCATCTGGCGAGCTATATGCCGCTCGGCAAGCTGTCCGTCTCGTCGGGCCCGTCGATGGCGGCGGTCGACTCGTTCGTCATTACGGTGCAGGGCAAAGGCGGACACGGAGCCAAGCCGCACCAGACGGTCGACGCGATCGTCGTCGGCAGCCAGCTCGTCACGTCGCTCCAGCATATCGTCGCCCGCCATATCAACCCGCTGCATCCCGCCGTCGTCACCGTGGGCGTGTTCCAGGCCGGCTCGGCTTTTAACGTCATCGCCGACAAAGCGAAGATCGAAGGCACGGTGCGCAGCTTCGATCCGGACGTGCGGAAGCAGCTCGAACGCGATATCCGCGATATGGTGCACGGCATCACACTCGCCGAGCACGCCACGTACACGCTCGATTACGTCAACGGTTATCCGGCGCTCGTCAATCCGCCCGAGCAGGCGAAACAGGTGCGCGACCTTTTCGTTCGCCGCTTCGGCGAACAGTCGCTGTTCGGCCTCGACGCTTCGATGGGCGCGGAAGACTTCGCCTACTATCTCCAGCACCGCCCGGGCCATTTCTTCAACGTCGGCTCGCAAAACGACAGCGAAGACACGGCGTTCCCGCATCACCACCCGCGCTTCGATATCGACGAACGCGCGCTGCTGATCGCCGCGCAGGCGTTCCTCGCGATCGCGGCGGACAAACTGCTGGGCGAAAGCTAA
- a CDS encoding tRNA(His) guanylyltransferase Thg1 family protein: MPIDDFGARMKSYENAFRHYLPGRMPVVIRIDGCHFHSFTKGMDKPFDEPLIRAFWETCKYLALNLMGCKLVYHQSDEISILLTNYDKLTTSSWFENNLQKMVSVASSIATAKFNEEIRAVYPDRPLATFDARAWVLPLDEVTNYFLWRQMDATKNSISMFAQAHFAHRELQGLDGSSLQEKLFAEKGLNWNDLPAWQKRGACVVKREFLKGTAVRRRWEVDLDIPVFSQDRAYINRFVYSDREKDV, encoded by the coding sequence ATGCCTATCGACGACTTCGGCGCACGCATGAAAAGTTACGAAAATGCGTTCCGCCATTACCTGCCCGGCCGCATGCCTGTCGTGATCCGCATCGACGGCTGCCATTTCCACTCGTTTACCAAAGGTATGGACAAACCGTTCGACGAACCGCTGATCCGCGCTTTTTGGGAAACGTGCAAGTATCTCGCCCTGAACCTTATGGGCTGCAAGCTGGTCTACCATCAAAGCGACGAAATCTCGATCCTGCTGACGAACTACGACAAATTGACGACCTCTTCATGGTTCGAGAACAACTTGCAGAAAATGGTCTCTGTCGCCTCTTCGATCGCCACCGCCAAGTTCAACGAAGAGATTCGCGCCGTTTACCCGGATCGGCCGCTCGCCACGTTCGATGCGCGCGCCTGGGTGCTGCCGCTGGACGAAGTGACGAATTATTTTCTGTGGAGACAGATGGACGCCACGAAAAACAGTATCTCCATGTTCGCCCAAGCCCATTTTGCCCACCGCGAACTGCAGGGCCTGGACGGCAGCTCGCTGCAGGAGAAACTGTTTGCGGAAAAAGGATTGAACTGGAACGACCTGCCCGCCTGGCAAAAACGCGGCGCCTGCGTCGTCAAACGGGAGTTCCTCAAAGGTACGGCCGTCCGCCGCAGATGGGAAGTCGATCTCGACATCCCCGTTTTCTCGCAGGATCGCGCCTATATCAACCGCTTCGTTTATTCGGACCGCGAAAAGGACGTGTAA
- a CDS encoding AAA family ATPase produces the protein MECVILIGIQASGKSTFYKERYVDTHLRLNMDMLKTRHREKLLLNALLEAKQPFVVDNTNPLPEDRMTYIEAAKRHRFSVVGCYFEPDYAESIRRNAQRTGKSFVREIGIRSVLNKLVRPSIGEGFDELYTVTSAGGTFTLEKTADV, from the coding sequence ATGGAATGCGTCATTCTGATCGGGATTCAGGCTTCGGGCAAATCGACTTTTTACAAAGAGCGGTATGTCGATACCCATCTGCGCCTCAACATGGACATGCTCAAGACGCGCCACCGGGAAAAGCTGCTGCTGAACGCCCTGCTCGAAGCGAAGCAGCCGTTCGTCGTCGACAACACCAATCCGCTGCCGGAAGACCGGATGACTTATATCGAGGCCGCCAAAAGACATCGGTTCTCCGTCGTCGGCTGTTACTTCGAACCGGATTATGCAGAAAGTATTCGGCGCAACGCGCAGCGGACCGGCAAGTCGTTCGTGCGCGAAATCGGTATTCGGAGCGTGCTGAACAAGCTCGTCCGCCCTTCGATCGGGGAAGGCTTCGACGAGCTGTACACGGTCACTTCGGCGGGCGGGACTTTTACATTGGAAAAGACGGCGGACGTCTGA